One genomic region from Melioribacteraceae bacterium encodes:
- the secA gene encoding preprotein translocase subunit SecA — MFNSLLKKIFGDKNARVTKDLWPVVDEINAHFEELKNLTDDQLRAKTAEFKNRLLNETQDLRSHLDELKQKLQDVQTADEKHSLYDQIEEISEELDNRNEEILNELLPEAFAVVKDTCRRLVGKSWDVAGTKITWDMIPYDVQLIGGMVLHQGKIAEMATGEGKTLVATLPIYLNSLTGKGVHIVTVNDYLAKRDSEWMGEIFKFHGMTVGCIINTMDSDQRKIVYGYDITYGTNNEFGFDYLRDNMAVDKENCVQRGHNYAIVDEVDSVLIDEARTPLIISGPVEKAEHKYDEMKPKVERLFRKQANLVASIVKEAEDLLKTEDSKNREKAGVLLLRAHRGFPKNKALLKVFSEPDYKKLMQQTELEFLRENAKRMPEIDEELYFAIEERNNQIDLTEKGREELASGSREGKQFFVLPDLGTEISKIENDSSLSIEDRLRRKDELYHTYTERSDVIHTLNQLLKAYSLFEKDVEYVITEDGKIAIVDEFTGRILPGRRYSDGLHQAIEAKENVKVERDTQTLATITLQNYFRMYKKLAGMTGTAETEESEFYEIYKLEVIVIPTNKPVVRDDEDDAIYRTKREKYNAIIEKIKSLKEERRPVLVGTTSVEVSETISRMLKRQGVGHNVLNAKQHQREAEIVAFAGQPGAVTIATNMAGRGTDIKLGAGVRESGGLYILGTERHEARRIDRQLRGRSGRQGDPGTTKFYISLEDDLMRLFSGDRITNVMGRLGMEEGEAIQHPLISKSVERAQKKVEENNFAIRKRLLEFDNVMNQQREVIYSRRKQALEGERLKGEILEYLEEFVDSVLDKYYDDANIEKIHDEILNTLLVDFRVEPEAFEKLGKDGLKEKLLEASTDFYNKKEEMLGHELMSRLERFAVLSVIDNKWKEHLREMDDLKEGIGLRAYGQKDPLLEYKGEAYNLFVQLLEHIRTEVVSFCFKFWPQAPAEVQGRRPAPAQRMRTIKDNTDNLGLQPQSLEGDNAHRGKQQPVRVEEKVGRNDPCPCGSGKKFKNCHGKNS, encoded by the coding sequence ATGTTTAATTCACTGCTAAAGAAGATCTTTGGCGATAAAAATGCACGTGTAACAAAGGACTTGTGGCCTGTTGTTGATGAAATAAATGCCCATTTTGAAGAACTGAAGAACCTGACAGACGATCAGTTGCGGGCCAAAACAGCTGAATTTAAAAATAGACTCCTAAATGAAACTCAGGACCTAAGAAGTCATCTCGACGAATTGAAACAAAAACTTCAGGACGTCCAGACTGCCGATGAAAAACATTCTCTTTATGACCAAATAGAAGAAATCAGCGAAGAGCTTGATAACCGTAATGAAGAAATTCTGAATGAACTGCTTCCGGAAGCGTTCGCTGTTGTTAAAGATACCTGCCGTCGGCTTGTTGGAAAATCATGGGATGTAGCAGGTACAAAAATTACATGGGACATGATCCCTTATGATGTACAGCTTATCGGCGGTATGGTGCTGCATCAAGGTAAGATTGCGGAAATGGCAACGGGCGAAGGTAAAACACTTGTTGCGACTCTTCCTATCTATCTGAACTCCCTTACCGGAAAAGGTGTGCATATTGTTACTGTGAATGATTACCTGGCCAAGCGTGATAGCGAATGGATGGGCGAGATCTTTAAATTCCATGGTATGACGGTCGGATGTATTATTAATACGATGGACAGCGATCAGAGAAAAATCGTTTATGGTTATGATATAACTTACGGTACAAATAATGAATTCGGATTTGACTACCTCCGCGACAATATGGCTGTTGATAAGGAAAATTGTGTCCAGCGCGGGCATAATTATGCTATTGTAGACGAAGTTGACTCTGTGCTGATTGATGAAGCGAGAACACCTTTGATCATTTCCGGCCCTGTTGAAAAGGCGGAACACAAATACGATGAAATGAAACCGAAAGTGGAGAGGCTCTTCAGAAAACAGGCTAACCTTGTTGCATCAATAGTTAAAGAGGCTGAAGATCTACTTAAGACCGAAGATTCCAAGAACAGAGAGAAAGCCGGTGTGCTTTTGCTTCGGGCTCACCGCGGATTCCCAAAAAATAAAGCTCTTTTAAAAGTTTTCTCGGAACCTGATTATAAAAAACTGATGCAGCAGACCGAACTTGAATTCTTACGCGAAAATGCGAAAAGAATGCCTGAAATTGATGAAGAACTTTACTTTGCTATTGAAGAGAGAAATAATCAGATCGATCTTACTGAAAAAGGAAGGGAAGAGCTTGCATCAGGATCCAGAGAAGGAAAGCAATTCTTCGTTCTTCCGGATCTCGGAACCGAAATTAGTAAGATTGAAAACGATTCGTCATTAAGCATAGAAGATCGTCTCAGAAGAAAGGATGAACTCTATCATACTTATACTGAAAGATCGGATGTAATTCATACTCTCAACCAGCTTCTTAAAGCTTACAGTCTTTTTGAGAAAGATGTTGAATACGTTATTACGGAAGACGGTAAAATTGCAATTGTTGATGAATTTACAGGAAGAATCCTGCCGGGCAGAAGATATTCCGACGGCCTGCATCAGGCAATTGAAGCTAAAGAAAATGTAAAAGTCGAAAGAGATACTCAAACGCTTGCAACAATTACTCTCCAGAATTATTTCAGAATGTATAAGAAACTTGCGGGTATGACTGGTACTGCTGAAACCGAGGAATCGGAGTTCTATGAGATCTATAAACTCGAAGTGATTGTTATTCCAACTAACAAACCGGTTGTAAGAGATGATGAAGACGATGCGATCTACAGGACTAAGAGAGAAAAATATAACGCAATAATTGAAAAGATTAAGAGTCTAAAAGAGGAAAGAAGGCCGGTTCTTGTTGGTACTACCAGCGTTGAAGTCTCGGAGACAATTAGCAGAATGCTCAAAAGGCAGGGCGTTGGCCATAATGTTCTTAATGCCAAGCAGCATCAAAGGGAAGCTGAAATTGTTGCTTTTGCTGGTCAGCCGGGCGCCGTTACTATTGCGACTAATATGGCAGGACGTGGTACCGATATTAAACTTGGAGCCGGAGTAAGAGAATCGGGAGGACTTTACATTCTTGGTACTGAACGTCACGAAGCTCGTAGAATCGACCGCCAGTTGCGTGGCCGTTCCGGCCGCCAGGGCGACCCCGGTACTACAAAATTCTACATCTCTCTCGAAGACGATCTTATGCGCCTTTTCAGCGGTGATAGAATTACAAATGTGATGGGCCGCCTGGGTATGGAAGAGGGTGAAGCCATTCAGCATCCCCTTATCAGTAAATCCGTTGAACGTGCACAGAAAAAAGTGGAAGAGAATAATTTTGCCATACGTAAGAGACTTCTTGAATTCGATAACGTTATGAATCAGCAGAGAGAGGTTATCTATTCAAGAAGAAAACAGGCATTGGAAGGCGAACGGCTCAAAGGCGAAATTCTTGAATACCTTGAGGAGTTTGTTGATAGCGTTCTTGATAAGTATTACGACGATGCTAACATTGAAAAAATCCACGATGAAATACTGAACACCCTACTCGTTGATTTTAGAGTAGAACCAGAAGCTTTCGAAAAACTTGGCAAAGACGGTCTTAAAGAAAAACTCCTTGAGGCATCAACTGATTTTTACAACAAGAAAGAAGAGATGCTTGGCCACGAGCTTATGTCGCGCCTCGAACGTTTTGCGGTTCTTTCGGTAATTGATAATAAATGGAAAGAACACCTGAGGGAAATGGACGATTTGAAAGAGGGAATCGGGCTGCGTGCGTACGGTCAGAAAGATCCTCTGCTTGAATACAAAGGTGAAGCATACAATCTGTTTGTTCAGCTTCTCGAACATATAAGAACTGAAGTTGTTTCCTTCTGTTTTAAATTCTGGCCTCAGGCACCCGCTGAAGTTCAGGGAAGACGTCCGGCCCCGGCTCAGAGAATGCGTACTATTAAGGATAATACTGATAACCTGGGATTGCAACCCCAATCCCTGGAAGGGGATAATGCCCATAGAGGTAAACAACAGCCTGTAAGGGTTGAAGAAAAAGTGGGTAGAAATGATCCCTGCCCTTGCGGTAGTGGTAAAAAATTCAAAAATTGCCACGGTAAAAACAGCTAA
- a CDS encoding DUF2723 domain-containing protein: MKIVSYLKNIPSKYLRIETVTAFIIPFFVLIIYMITLAHGVIQIDSGELAAVQATLGIAHPTGYPLFTLAGYIFLQLPLPFSSIYQLNLLAAIWCALGIFFLFKSVLLLLQNINIDSIQIKNKTGNKKSLTDADGESKKISYLSAAGGMVFLAFSRTFWMQSTSVEVYSLQIFIFSLIFYFSLRSSESKRSTLFQWVGTGIALALGFTNHMTTILIVPFTAILYFSRERFGSSSLKKILITATVSFLVLFLLYLYLPIRSSLNPEINWGNPVNFENFFRHVTGKQYQVWLFSSFDSAIKQLKYFAENLPGEFTWPGLIIGLFGLFSIYRSNIRIFWLLFISFVSALLYAINYDIADIDSYFLFNYILIAILITLGLYRLQYLLISKYNSMKRAIIFLPLISLFPLLINFSKVDQSDQHTFDDYTKSILNSVEKDAIIFSYQWDYFISASYYYQFVEKIREDVIIVDKELLRRSWYFNQLKRNKPDLFDGMEEDISQFLKVLQPFEDGDVFDPNLLEMNYRNVMKRLVETNEGRDFYIGLELFSNEMQRGEFSLPGGYNLVPHIFLFKATKSNEYIDAPDADFILRFPPNKNRYNVFIEETVGRMLSYRILYEISWDRKNKAIGYYKKIREGLPGFQIPPQVMERIQQIEN; this comes from the coding sequence ATGAAAATCGTGAGTTATTTAAAAAATATACCGTCTAAGTATTTACGTATAGAAACGGTTACTGCATTTATTATACCGTTTTTCGTATTGATTATTTACATGATCACGCTGGCGCACGGAGTAATCCAAATCGATTCGGGAGAACTCGCCGCCGTTCAGGCAACTCTAGGAATTGCCCATCCTACAGGCTACCCTTTGTTCACACTTGCCGGTTATATTTTTTTACAATTACCTCTTCCTTTCTCCTCAATTTATCAATTGAATCTGCTTGCGGCTATCTGGTGCGCGCTCGGAATATTCTTCCTGTTCAAATCTGTTCTGCTGCTGCTGCAGAACATAAATATAGATTCTATTCAAATCAAAAATAAAACCGGGAATAAGAAGAGTCTTACTGATGCTGACGGAGAAAGCAAGAAAATTTCATATTTATCAGCAGCCGGCGGTATGGTTTTCCTTGCCTTCAGCAGAACATTCTGGATGCAGTCAACTTCTGTGGAAGTATACTCGCTTCAGATATTTATATTCAGTCTGATATTCTATTTCTCCCTGCGGAGTTCAGAATCAAAAAGGAGCACACTTTTTCAGTGGGTCGGCACAGGAATCGCTTTAGCTCTAGGATTTACAAATCACATGACCACGATATTAATTGTGCCATTTACTGCAATACTCTACTTTTCCAGGGAGCGATTCGGTTCATCGTCATTAAAAAAAATTCTGATTACAGCAACAGTATCTTTTCTGGTACTGTTTCTACTTTATCTTTATCTGCCGATCAGATCTTCTTTGAATCCTGAAATTAACTGGGGAAATCCTGTAAACTTCGAGAATTTCTTCAGGCATGTTACGGGGAAACAATACCAGGTCTGGCTTTTTTCATCATTTGATTCTGCAATTAAACAATTAAAATATTTTGCGGAGAATCTACCGGGGGAGTTCACATGGCCGGGATTAATTATCGGGCTATTCGGACTTTTCTCAATTTACAGAAGTAACATTAGAATTTTCTGGTTATTGTTCATTTCATTTGTTTCGGCATTGTTGTACGCAATTAATTATGATATTGCGGATATCGATTCATATTTCCTTTTTAATTACATACTGATTGCAATTTTAATTACGCTCGGTCTGTACCGGCTTCAATATCTGCTAATCAGTAAATATAATTCGATGAAGAGGGCAATTATTTTTCTTCCTCTTATTTCGTTATTCCCGTTATTGATCAACTTCAGCAAAGTGGATCAAAGTGATCAGCATACATTTGACGATTATACCAAATCGATCCTTAACAGTGTTGAAAAGGATGCTATAATATTCTCCTATCAGTGGGATTATTTTATTTCAGCATCATACTATTATCAGTTTGTTGAGAAGATAAGAGAGGATGTGATAATAGTAGATAAAGAATTACTCCGCCGGTCCTGGTACTTCAATCAGCTAAAAAGAAACAAACCGGATCTATTTGATGGAATGGAGGAGGATATTTCTCAATTCCTTAAAGTGCTTCAACCTTTTGAAGATGGAGATGTCTTCGACCCGAATCTGCTCGAAATGAATTACCGGAATGTTATGAAAAGATTAGTTGAAACAAATGAAGGAAGGGATTTTTATATCGGGCTGGAATTATTCAGCAATGAAATGCAGCGCGGTGAATTTTCTTTGCCGGGGGGTTATAATCTGGTGCCTCACATTTTTTTATTTAAGGCAACAAAGAGTAACGAATATATTGACGCACCCGATGCTGATTTTATTCTTCGATTCCCACCAAACAAAAACCGGTATAACGTATTCATCGAAGAAACGGTCGGGAGAATGCTAAGTTACAGAATATTATACGAGATAAGCTGGGACAGGAAAAATAAAGCGATCGGATATTATAAAAAAATCCGGGAGGGACTTCCCGGATTTCAAATTCCGCCTCAGGTTATGGAGCGGATCCAACAGATCGAGAATTGA
- a CDS encoding P-II family nitrogen regulator has protein sequence MKKIEAIIRPFKLDEVKEALLEIGIRGMTITEVRGYGRQKGHKETYRGSEYQIEFVPKIKLEIIVENSLSEKVIETILATAKTGQVGDGKIFISEISEVIRIRTDESGPEAL, from the coding sequence ATGAAAAAAATTGAAGCTATCATACGTCCCTTTAAACTCGATGAGGTAAAAGAAGCCCTTCTTGAAATCGGAATTAGAGGAATGACCATTACTGAAGTCCGAGGTTACGGAAGACAAAAAGGGCATAAGGAAACTTACAGAGGAAGCGAATATCAGATTGAGTTCGTTCCGAAAATAAAACTTGAAATTATTGTCGAAAATTCTCTTTCGGAAAAAGTAATCGAAACTATTCTCGCTACTGCTAAAACCGGGCAGGTTGGCGACGGCAAGATTTTTATATCAGAAATTTCCGAAGTCATCAGAATTAGAACTGATGAATCCGGTCCGGAAGCATTATAA